The DNA sequence CGCTTGCGCCCATGAGTTTATTATGAGTCTTGCTAATGGTTACAATACCAGAGTAGGAGAAAGGGGGGCTTCTCTTTCTGGAGGACAAAGACAAAGAATTGCGATCGCACGTTCTGTGTTACAAAATCCTCGGATGTTAGTCTTAGATGAGGCAACCAGTGCTTTAGACTACAACACAGAAGCTCAAGTTTGTCATAATCTAATTCATGCTTTCCACGATCGCACAGTTTTATTTATTACTCACCGTCTAGCAACTATTCGCAGTGCAGATTTAATTCTTGTGATGGATAGCGGAATTATTGCCGAAAAAGGAACTCACGATGAGTTAATGGCTTTGCAAGGGCGTTATTATCATCTTTATCAACAACAGCAAAAAGTTAAGAGTTAGAGTTAGGAGTTCGGGGTTAGGAGTTCGGGAAGCAGGGTTTTTTCATTCTCAAAAATGTCAATTTTTGAAACTAACAAATAGTAACAGATACAGGAGTTTTTAAGTATTAATTAATCAATTATTAAGAAAAAACGCTCCCCTCTACTGTGGGAGAGGGGTTGGGGGTGAGGGCAAGATAATTTTGCCCTGACTTTGAAAAAACCCTGTTCGGGAAGAGGTGTCAGATTTCAGGTTTTGGATTGTTGGGGGATTGGGGTGTTATGGTGTTAGGGTTATTGTTAATTAAACACTTTTGCTCATTACTAATTAAATTAGGTCTGCTTGATAAATAACCACTGCTAAAAGGGCAGAAAATATAGTAATTCCCGTTGCCACAAGGGGATGTTGTCCTTGACTGACTGCATAAGATGTAATAATTCCTGCACCAATAGCGGCTGTTAGACCTGCACCTACTAAATCTTTTCCTTGATTATCTCTCATTTATTTTAGTGTTTTATGTAAATGTTTATTTTTATATAAATCTCAAACTAACACCTTTTTTTTGAGGGAATAATCTTTTGTTAATAACATTAATAATTGTCCATATTTCTTAATAATTTTGTCTTTGTTGATAATGTTTCCAAGATCAACTCAAATACTATGTTATTTATGAATAAAAATTACGATGATAATCCTCAAAGAATTTTAACTACAATAGACTTTAATAAATAGAATTAATAAAAACAATTCAGATAAATAAATGAGAATTGCTTGATCCTAAACAAACCATATTAGATAATGGAAGGTAAAAGAAAATAATAGCGGGGACGTTGGTTATGGGATCTAAAGATGTACAAGTGTGTAATATTGCTTTGGATACGAGAATATTCCGTTCTCGGACTTGGGAACGCTTAAAGTTTGAGGTAGAATATGGCTTAAGTCGTGGTACAACGGCGAATAGTTTTTTGATCGAAGCAGACAAAACCGCTTTAATTGATCCTCCGGGGGAGTCTTTCACTGAAATATTTTTATCCGCTTTATCAGCAAGAATTGATTTAAAAAAGATCGATTATGTGATTTTAGGACATATCAACCCTAATCGTGCTTTTACTTTAAACAGACTAATTCAATTAGCTCCTCAAGTTACTTTTATTGTCTCTAATACGGGGGCAAAATCTTTACGAGAAATTTTTGAAAACTCCTATAGTGAAACAGTTAAAGATTATTCTTTAAATATTATTTCCATCAAAAATGACTATCAATTAAATTTAGGAAAAGAACATCAATTAGATTTTATTACTACTCCCAATCCCCGTTATCCTGATCAACTTTTAACTTTTGATAAAAAGACTGATATTTTTTACACAGATAAGTTGTTTGGTTCTCATGTTTGTGGGGATCAAATATTTGATGAAGGTTGGCAAGTTTATTTTGAAGATAGACGCTACTATTTCGACTGCGTCATTGCTCCTTACAGTAATCAGGTAAGTAAGGCACTAGAAAAAATTAAGCCTTTTTCTGCGCTGGTTTATGCCCCTAGTCATGGTCCTTTAGTGAAGTATGGTTTACATGAGTTAACGGGTTTATATTCTCAATGGTTATCAGATCAACAAAATCAAACTCTTAATGTTGCTTTGGTTTATGCTTCTGCTTATGGTAATACTGCCATTTTAGCTAATGCGATCGCACGAGGAATTACTAAAGCGGGGGTAAGGGTGGAATCTATCAATGCAGAGTTTGCCGATAGTGGAGAAATAAAAGAAGCGATCGCCTCTTGTGATGGCTTTATTTTCGGTTCGCCTACATTAGGAGGTCATGCTCCGACTCAAATTCAAAGTGCTTTAGGTGTTGCTTTAGCCACTGCGGATCGCAATAAGATAGTGGGGGTATTTGGTTCTTATGGATGGAGTGGAGAAGCCATAGACCTATTGGAATCAAAATTTAAGGATGGGGGTTATCGCTTTGGTTTTGACACCATCAGAGTTAAATTTAAGCCCACTGAAGCAATTTTAAAAACCTGTGAGGAAGCAGGAACAGATTTTGCTCAAGCCTTGAAAAAACGCAAAAAAGCTCTAAAATCGAAAGAATCCGCCGCTAGTAATACTTTAACTGCCCGTACAGAACAAGCCTTGGGACGCATTGTGGGTTCTCTTTCAATTGTGACTACTCAAAGGGAAGAATTAAAGGGAGCGATGGTTGCTTCTTGGGTATCTCAGGCAACTTTTAACCCCCCCGGTTTAACTATTGCAGTAGCTAAAGAAAGAGCGATCGAGTCTTTGTTACCTATTGGTAGTCATTTTGTCTTAAATATTCTTGAAGAAGGGAAACATATCGATTTAATGAAACATTTTCTCAAGCCCTTTGCCCCCGGAGAAGACCGTTTTGTGAATATCAATTTAGAAACAGCCGATAATGGTAGCCCTATCTTAAGTGATGCTTTAGCCTATCTGGAATGTGAAGTTAAAAATCGTTTAGAATGTGGTGATCATTGGGTCTTATATGCGATCGCAACTCAAGGTAAATTACTTTCAGAAATAGGAATAACCGCCATTCATCATCGTAAATCTGGAACGCATTACTAATGGAAATTACATTTTTTCTTCGTTCTTGAAAATAACTAAAACCCTTCTCTATTGACCCCAACTCTGTCTTAACCAGATAACTTACATAAGCTCCTAGCTTAAATACTTTTGTTAATTTTTAATTCCCGTATCACTTACCCCTTGAATAAACTGTTTTTGACCGAGAATAAATAAGATAATAACAGGAATAGTGGCAATTATTACCGCCGCCATAAGTAATGACCAATTACTGGTAAACTGTTCCTGAAAGGATGCTAAAGCTAATTGCACAGTGGTTAAATTAGGGGTATTAGTAAATACTAAAGGCTTAAATAAATCATTCCACTCCCCGATAAAGGTAAATAGGGAAAGAGTTATTACTGCAGGTTTAGCTAAGGGAAATAAAATTTGCCAGATAATTTGTAAGGAGTTTGCACCGTCTAGGGTTGCCGCTTCTTCTAATTCTACGGGAATAGAGATAAAATATTGACGCATCAAAAAAATACCAAAACCACTGGCGGCGGAAGGTAATATTAACGCCCAATAGGTGTTGATTAAATGTCCCCATTTCAAGATTAAAAAAATCGGAATTACTAATACTTGAAAAGGAATAATTAATGTAGATATAATAAGCAAAATAATAAAGTTTTTGCCTCGAAATTTTGGTCTCGCTAAAGCATAACCTGCCAGAGTAGAAGTTATTACTTGACAAAATACGGATGCGATCGCAACTAATCCAGAGTTAGCAAAAGCTAATAAAAAATTGCCCTTTTCCCATGCCAACTGATAATATTGTAAAGTAAATTTAGACTCAGTTCCTGTTGAGAAAAAAGAAGTATATAAAATAAAAATAAAGGGAGATAAAATAATAATTAATCCCCCTAATAATAAGATAAAACTAAAGATTTTAAATGTCGAATTAGTAAACTTATCCATAAAAATTGATTCTCATGAGGGATAAGGTGAAATGAGTTCGGAGTTAGGGGTATTGTGTTACTAATTGCTAGTTATTAATTGTTAACTACTAATTGTTAATTCTCTTTACCCCTGTAAAAAAATTAAACCCAAAACCAGTTACCTGAAACTCGAAACTTTCTAAAATCGAAAATTTCTGCTAAGAAAAAGTCAAAAGAGGTTTAAAGCCATGCTTAACAGAGGCTTCGCCAATTTGTTCCATTTTTTCGACACTAATTTGGTTTCTTCCCCAAGAAAAATTAGTATGCCATTTCTCAAACTCTAGTAACATAGCCTCAGCAAAACAAGCAAACATTTGTCTTCCGGGTATATCCATATTGACAATTTCCATAATTTTCCAGTCAATATCTAAAGAATGTTCTACAATACCGCCATTTAATACCTTAATATCAGGATGATTAAATTTAGTACCTAAGTTCTTCGGATAACCACCATCAATTAATAAACAAGGTTTTTTCAGGGTTTCATTGTTGATTTCTACCCCTCTGGGCATACTAGCAACCCACACCACTATATCAGCTAAGGGTAAGGCTTCTTCCAAACCCATAATTTTACCTCTACCTAAATCAGACTGTAAAAGCTCTAAACGCTCACGATTACGG is a window from the Cyanobacterium sp. Dongsha4 genome containing:
- a CDS encoding diflavin flavoprotein, which codes for MGSKDVQVCNIALDTRIFRSRTWERLKFEVEYGLSRGTTANSFLIEADKTALIDPPGESFTEIFLSALSARIDLKKIDYVILGHINPNRAFTLNRLIQLAPQVTFIVSNTGAKSLREIFENSYSETVKDYSLNIISIKNDYQLNLGKEHQLDFITTPNPRYPDQLLTFDKKTDIFYTDKLFGSHVCGDQIFDEGWQVYFEDRRYYFDCVIAPYSNQVSKALEKIKPFSALVYAPSHGPLVKYGLHELTGLYSQWLSDQQNQTLNVALVYASAYGNTAILANAIARGITKAGVRVESINAEFADSGEIKEAIASCDGFIFGSPTLGGHAPTQIQSALGVALATADRNKIVGVFGSYGWSGEAIDLLESKFKDGGYRFGFDTIRVKFKPTEAILKTCEEAGTDFAQALKKRKKALKSKESAASNTLTARTEQALGRIVGSLSIVTTQREELKGAMVASWVSQATFNPPGLTIAVAKERAIESLLPIGSHFVLNILEEGKHIDLMKHFLKPFAPGEDRFVNINLETADNGSPILSDALAYLECEVKNRLECGDHWVLYAIATQGKLLSEIGITAIHHRKSGTHY
- a CDS encoding carbohydrate ABC transporter permease, with product MDKFTNSTFKIFSFILLLGGLIIILSPFIFILYTSFFSTGTESKFTLQYYQLAWEKGNFLLAFANSGLVAIASVFCQVITSTLAGYALARPKFRGKNFIILLIISTLIIPFQVLVIPIFLILKWGHLINTYWALILPSAASGFGIFLMRQYFISIPVELEEAATLDGANSLQIIWQILFPLAKPAVITLSLFTFIGEWNDLFKPLVFTNTPNLTTVQLALASFQEQFTSNWSLLMAAVIIATIPVIILFILGQKQFIQGVSDTGIKN